GCGGAGATTCTCGAAGCGCTCGCGCAGGCGCTTCGGCTGGGCGAGGCCGAGCGTCGCCATCTGCGGGAGCTCGCGGAGGGCACGCGACGGCGCGAGCGGGCGCGCCGGCCGGCACCGGAGCGGGTGACCGCCGCGGTGGCGCAACTGGTGGCCTCGCTGGGGGACGTGCCCGTGGTCGCGCTCGGCCGGCGCAGCGACGTCCTCGCGTGGAACCGCGCGGGACACGCGCTGTACGCCGGGCACCTCGACCCGGACGGCCCGGCCGTACCGGATCGGCGCCCCAACATGGCCCGCCTGGTGTTTCTGGACGCGCACACCAGGGACCTGTACGCCGACTGGCCGGCCAAGGCAAAGGCCGTGGTGGGTGCCTTGCGATTGGCGTCCGGCCGTTATCCGGACGACCCGGCACTGGCCTCACTCATCGGTGAACTGGCCCTCAGAAGCAGCGAATTCGCGTCGCTGTGGGCCACTCACCGGGTCAAAACCGGTGACGCCGCGGTATATGAAATGCGGCATCCGTTGGTGGGCGGCATGGACGTCACCCAGCAGACGTTGCACACCGAACAGGGGCAGTGCGTGGTCGTAGCGACCACCGAGCCCGATTCGCCGTCCCGTGCCGCCATGACTCTCCTGGTGCACAGCGCGGCGGCAGGCGGGGACGACGTCCAGTCGGCCCCGGTGCGCGGCCCCAGCCCGGCACGGCGCGCGTAACCCGGGGCGGCGCGCGAAATCACCCCACCCGCCATCAGCAACCAGCAATCGGTAACCAGCAATCGATAACCACTGATCGGTATCCACTGATCGGCAGCCCGGCAACGCATCCGTGATGCCGTGCGCCCAAAAACAGCCGTGGAGGAAACATGAAGAAGAAGTCAGCCATATTCGCTTCCGCGCTCGCCGCAGCCGGAATGACCCTCGTCACCGCCTTCATGGCGGCCCCTTCCCCGGCCGACGCGGCTTCCCCGGCCGACGCCGTGCCGACCGCGAAGGCCCGAATCGCCGCGCACTTCGACCTGTCGCGCGGACAGCTGCCGGAGAACATCGCGC
This sequence is a window from Streptomyces sp. NBC_01775. Protein-coding genes within it:
- a CDS encoding helix-turn-helix domain-containing protein, yielding MNARRQLGEFLQARRSQLRPGDVGLETYGERRRVPGLRREELALLAGVSQSYYARLEQGQSNASAEILEALAQALRLGEAERRHLRELAEGTRRRERARRPAPERVTAAVAQLVASLGDVPVVALGRRSDVLAWNRAGHALYAGHLDPDGPAVPDRRPNMARLVFLDAHTRDLYADWPAKAKAVVGALRLASGRYPDDPALASLIGELALRSSEFASLWATHRVKTGDAAVYEMRHPLVGGMDVTQQTLHTEQGQCVVVATTEPDSPSRAAMTLLVHSAAAGGDDVQSAPVRGPSPARRA